A stretch of Hydrogenothermus marinus DNA encodes these proteins:
- a CDS encoding DUF255 domain-containing protein, whose protein sequence is MKLRFLLFLLIINISFASEIKWLSFEEGLKKAKKENKLILMDIYAKWCHWCNVIENTTYRDKEVIELINKYYIPVRVDAEKRPDINKKYNQGGLPSTLILDKNGNIVFGAIYVAPEDMKKLLLYFAKMSPKDIESQVERVKFHQELKYRIFQKNLKEKQISPVYIKKIYRYIKLRYDKKYGGLLGAPKFPIRQVPYFLMLYYIFYSDDNAKKLAEKTLYAYSNLIDKIEGGSYRYSTNEYWTNFHYEKLLRDQAELSVMYFNGYSLFQNKDYLKFANLILKFAKNKLYDKKTGFFYNSQGADIVDKNDTLLVSGEDYFIKSKKEREEIEKKVGYSPRIEKDIYFANNALMVSALAYSYVYNNSKEDLKIAENLTKNIINQAWKEKGIIHSKDLNEYYLNTQVYFLEALLNLYQITGNKYYLEKAKALAEIILKNYYSKQLGIYTDLKDIGLNIKNISFIDDIFAVNSRLIKQLYILSAFTGDEKYFQKAKQLTKKLPARASIDTALAYFIFIYKPAVIHIIGLKKDKDKFINKSFKVFPYYVFTQFVDKNDKILLKNLGYKPENKTVIYLCNISMCFEKLNNVDALREKVFKIYKNLAEFKNPFD, encoded by the coding sequence ATGAAGTTAAGATTCCTTCTTTTTCTATTAATAATAAATATTTCTTTTGCATCAGAAATTAAGTGGCTATCTTTTGAAGAAGGATTAAAAAAAGCAAAAAAAGAAAACAAGCTTATTCTGATGGATATCTATGCAAAATGGTGCCATTGGTGTAATGTAATAGAAAATACAACATATAGAGATAAAGAAGTTATTGAGTTAATAAATAAATATTATATTCCTGTTAGAGTAGATGCAGAAAAAAGACCAGATATAAATAAAAAATATAATCAAGGAGGTCTTCCATCTACTTTAATACTTGATAAAAATGGCAATATAGTATTTGGAGCTATATATGTTGCACCTGAAGATATGAAAAAGCTTTTACTATATTTTGCAAAGATGTCGCCAAAAGATATAGAAAGTCAAGTGGAAAGAGTAAAATTCCATCAAGAACTTAAATATAGAATTTTTCAAAAAAATTTAAAAGAAAAACAGATAAGCCCAGTTTATATAAAAAAAATTTATAGATATATAAAATTAAGATATGACAAAAAGTATGGAGGATTATTAGGAGCACCAAAATTTCCAATAAGACAGGTTCCATATTTTTTAATGCTCTATTATATATTTTATTCTGATGATAATGCTAAAAAACTTGCAGAAAAAACCCTTTATGCATACTCAAATCTAATAGATAAAATAGAAGGAGGAAGCTATAGATATAGCACTAATGAATACTGGACAAATTTCCATTATGAAAAGCTTTTAAGAGACCAAGCAGAGCTTTCAGTAATGTATTTTAACGGATATTCATTATTTCAAAATAAAGATTATTTAAAATTTGCAAATCTAATTTTAAAATTTGCTAAAAATAAACTTTATGATAAAAAAACAGGCTTTTTCTATAATTCTCAAGGAGCAGATATAGTTGATAAAAATGATACTCTTTTAGTTTCAGGAGAAGACTACTTTATAAAAAGTAAAAAAGAAAGAGAAGAAATAGAAAAAAAAGTAGGATATAGCCCAAGAATAGAAAAAGATATATATTTTGCCAATAATGCTTTAATGGTTTCAGCTTTAGCATATTCTTATGTTTATAATAACTCTAAAGAAGATTTAAAAATTGCAGAAAACCTTACAAAAAATATAATAAATCAAGCTTGGAAAGAAAAAGGAATAATACATTCTAAAGATCTAAATGAGTATTATCTAAATACTCAGGTTTATTTTTTAGAAGCCCTTTTAAATCTATATCAAATAACAGGAAATAAATATTATTTAGAAAAAGCTAAAGCTTTAGCAGAAATTATATTAAAAAATTACTACTCAAAACAGCTTGGAATATATACAGATTTAAAAGATATAGGTTTAAATATTAAGAATATCTCATTTATAGATGACATTTTTGCAGTAAATTCTAGACTTATAAAACAGCTTTATATTCTTTCAGCTTTTACCGGAGATGAAAAGTATTTCCAAAAAGCAAAACAGTTAACAAAAAAGCTACCAGCAAGAGCAAGTATAGATACAGCTTTAGCTTATTTTATTTTTATTTATAAACCTGCAGTAATACATATTATAGGATTAAAAAAAGATAAAGATAAATTCATAAACAAATCATTTAAAGTTTTTCCTTATTATGTATTTACTCAGTTTGTAGATAAAAATGATAAAATTCTTCTGAAGAATTTAGGATATAAACCAGAAAATAAAACAGTTATATATCTATGTAATATCTCTATGTGCTTTGAAAAACTAAATAATGTAGATGCTCTAAGAGAAAAAGTATTTAAAATCTATAAAAATTTAGCTGAATTTAAAAATCCTTTTGATTAA
- a CDS encoding metal ABC transporter ATP-binding protein: protein MDLAIEVKNLTVKYGEKVVLQDINLKIKKGEIVAIVGPNGSGKTTLLKTILGFIKPVIGEVKILGMPNKKAVKTGKIGYLPQKSPVKNSFLSALDVVLFGLINSKLSKKEKIEKALETLKLVGMEDFANYPYSSLSGGQQQRVSIGRVIISNPEIVFLDEPSTGIDVVAQESFYDFMKKLRDEKGMTIVMVSHDIGVIGSFVDKVVGLNRYLHYLGDIKGFLNKDVLAKLYGSEVKLLIHSPECITCDKIQI, encoded by the coding sequence ATGGATTTAGCTATTGAAGTAAAAAATCTTACAGTTAAATATGGAGAAAAAGTTGTTTTGCAAGATATAAATTTGAAAATTAAAAAAGGAGAAATTGTTGCTATTGTTGGTCCAAATGGTAGTGGGAAAACAACTCTTTTAAAGACTATACTTGGATTTATAAAGCCTGTAATTGGAGAAGTAAAAATACTTGGAATGCCAAACAAAAAGGCAGTTAAAACAGGCAAAATAGGATATCTACCTCAAAAATCACCAGTAAAAAACTCTTTTCTATCTGCTTTAGATGTTGTTTTATTTGGGCTTATAAACTCTAAACTTTCAAAAAAAGAGAAAATAGAGAAAGCTTTAGAAACTTTAAAATTAGTTGGAATGGAAGATTTTGCAAATTATCCATATAGTAGTTTATCAGGTGGACAACAACAAAGGGTTTCTATTGGAAGAGTTATAATATCAAATCCTGAAATAGTTTTTTTAGATGAACCTTCTACTGGAATAGATGTTGTAGCTCAAGAAAGTTTTTATGATTTTATGAAAAAGTTAAGAGATGAAAAAGGAATGACTATAGTTATGGTTTCTCACGATATAGGGGTAATAGGAAGTTTTGTTGATAAGGTGGTAGGTCTTAATAGGTATCTTCATTATTTAGGGGATATTAAAGGATTTTTAAATAAAGATGTTTTAGCAAAGCTTTATGGTTCAGAAGTTAAATTGCTTATTCATTCTCCAGAATGTATTACTTGTGATAAGATACAAATATAA
- a CDS encoding metal ABC transporter permease: MIEILQIPFMQNALIGGIILAILLSVISLFINAKNWSFISVGISHATFGGLAIGFYLGINPTLVGGLFAVIVGLLIGYISKHGKIHEDISIGILFSFSMAFGVLIMSKSPNYNTDLFTFLFGNILTITDLDIKILIGFTIFSLGFIYIFFQKILYCCFDEDVAYTSGINTSFFYYSLITIISIATVLSVKLVGVILASAMMILPATFANQFFWHYKKILFFSILFSVFIVVIGIFISYYFDFPAGTFIVFLYTLIFGIVILIKRIFKFS; the protein is encoded by the coding sequence ATGATTGAAATTTTACAAATTCCTTTTATGCAAAATGCTTTAATAGGTGGAATTATATTAGCTATACTTCTTTCAGTAATTTCTTTATTTATAAATGCTAAAAACTGGTCTTTTATATCTGTTGGTATATCTCATGCAACCTTTGGTGGCCTTGCAATAGGTTTTTATTTAGGTATAAACCCTACTTTAGTTGGTGGTTTGTTTGCTGTTATTGTAGGTCTTTTAATTGGGTATATTAGTAAGCATGGTAAAATTCATGAAGATATATCCATAGGAATTCTTTTCTCTTTCTCTATGGCTTTTGGTGTTTTAATAATGTCTAAATCTCCTAATTACAATACTGATTTATTTACATTTTTATTTGGAAATATTTTAACTATTACAGATTTAGATATTAAGATTTTAATAGGTTTTACTATTTTTTCTCTTGGATTTATTTATATTTTTTTTCAGAAAATATTATATTGCTGTTTTGATGAAGATGTAGCTTATACTTCAGGTATAAATACTTCCTTTTTTTATTATAGTCTTATAACTATTATATCTATAGCTACTGTTTTATCTGTAAAGCTTGTTGGTGTTATACTTGCATCTGCTATGATGATACTTCCTGCAACTTTTGCTAATCAGTTTTTTTGGCATTATAAAAAGATTTTATTTTTTTCTATATTATTTAGCGTTTTTATTGTTGTGATTGGGATTTTTATATCCTATTATTTTGACTTTCCTGCAGGTACATTTATTGTATTTTTATACACTTTAATATTTGGAATAGTTATTTTAATCAAAAGGATTTTTAAATTCAGCTAA